In one Hippocampus zosterae strain Florida chromosome 10, ASM2543408v3, whole genome shotgun sequence genomic region, the following are encoded:
- the LOC127608568 gene encoding post-GPI attachment to proteins factor 2-like isoform X3 — protein sequence MISGTYGNEKPLVIRVPFMTCALGIVSLPLMALVTCVLISSIFHFEDSTRTHCHVPNYLPSISAAISLSPECHIWRLCVGLHSAPRLLVAFAYFKFYKVRFAARLPESALAYLSLAFSVSENLGLLLLTYVSSSETYLVHKEGFVLFLLSSFAYMLITCRLWKAIKRFSLNPEDAKSHHWKVRLLILNLSFCAFATFFYIKHNLYCESGSYTLFALFEYLIVFSNMAFHMTAAWDFRSHDVMVISCSEPKDF from the exons ATGATTTCGGGCACGTACGGCAACGAGAAGCCCCTGGTGATCCGCGTGCCCTTCATGACGTGCGCCCTGGGCATCGTCTCCCTGCCGCTGATGGCCCTGGTCACCTGCGTCCTCATCTCGTCCATCTTTCACTTTGAGGACTCCACGAGGACGCACTGCCAC GTTCCCAACTACCTGCCGTCCATCAGCGCCGCCATCAGCCTGAGCCCCGAGTGCCACATCTGGCGCTTGTGCGTGGGCCTGCACTCGGCGCCCCGCTTGCTGGTGGCCTTCGCCTACTTCAAGTTCTACAAGGTGCGCTTCGCCGCCCGCCTGCCCGAGAGCGCGCTGGCCTACCTCAGCCTGGCCTTCTCCGTCTCCGAGAACCTCggcctgctgctgctcacctacGTGTCGTCCAGCGAGACTTACC TTGTCCACAAGGAGGGcttcgtcctcttcctcctcagctCCTTCGCCTACATGCTCATCACGTGCCGTCTGTGGAAGGCCATCAAGAGGTTTTCCTTGAACCCCGAG GATGCCAAATCCCATCACTGGAAAGTGCGTTTACTCATCCTCAACTTGAGCTTCTGCGCTTTTGCCACATTCTTTTACATCAAACACAACTTGTACTGTGAGTCGGGGA GTTACACATTGTTTGCCCTGTTTGAGTATCTCATCGTCTTCTCCAACATGGCCTTCCACATGACGGCGGCGTGGGACTTCAGGAGCCACGACGTGATGGTTATTTCCTGCTCGGAGCCGAAGGACTTCTGA
- the LOC127608568 gene encoding post-GPI attachment to proteins factor 2-like isoform X2, giving the protein MVFPRMMNPPGNSDISIGNSQTLNSSVNILFVGFDMTSLQPFRGTAADVQEGSRKWLLRHFTALSKGQQAGAAMISGTYGNEKPLVIRVPFMTCALGIVSLPLMALVTCVLISSIFHFEDSTRTHCHVPNYLPSISAAISLSPECHIWRLCVGLHSAPRLLVAFAYFKFYKVRFAARLPESALAYLSLAFSVSENLGLLLLTYVSSSETYLVHKEGFVLFLLSSFAYMLITCRLWKAIKRFSLNPEDAKSHHWKVRLLILNLSFCAFATFFYIKHNLYCESGSYTLFALFEYLIVFSNMAFHMTAAWDFRSHDVMVISCSEPKDF; this is encoded by the exons ATGGTTTTCCCCCGTATGATGAATCCGCCCGGCAACAGCGATATTTCAATAGGAAACTCTCAAACGCTGAACTCCAGCGTGAACATTTTG TTCGTAGGCTTTGACATGACGTCACTGCAGCCCTTCCGGGGAACGGCCGCCGATGTCCAGGAAGGCTCACGAAAGTGGTTATTGCGGCATTTCACCGCCTTGTCGAAG GGGCAGCAAGCGGGAGCCGCCATGATTTCGGGCACGTACGGCAACGAGAAGCCCCTGGTGATCCGCGTGCCCTTCATGACGTGCGCCCTGGGCATCGTCTCCCTGCCGCTGATGGCCCTGGTCACCTGCGTCCTCATCTCGTCCATCTTTCACTTTGAGGACTCCACGAGGACGCACTGCCAC GTTCCCAACTACCTGCCGTCCATCAGCGCCGCCATCAGCCTGAGCCCCGAGTGCCACATCTGGCGCTTGTGCGTGGGCCTGCACTCGGCGCCCCGCTTGCTGGTGGCCTTCGCCTACTTCAAGTTCTACAAGGTGCGCTTCGCCGCCCGCCTGCCCGAGAGCGCGCTGGCCTACCTCAGCCTGGCCTTCTCCGTCTCCGAGAACCTCggcctgctgctgctcacctacGTGTCGTCCAGCGAGACTTACC TTGTCCACAAGGAGGGcttcgtcctcttcctcctcagctCCTTCGCCTACATGCTCATCACGTGCCGTCTGTGGAAGGCCATCAAGAGGTTTTCCTTGAACCCCGAG GATGCCAAATCCCATCACTGGAAAGTGCGTTTACTCATCCTCAACTTGAGCTTCTGCGCTTTTGCCACATTCTTTTACATCAAACACAACTTGTACTGTGAGTCGGGGA GTTACACATTGTTTGCCCTGTTTGAGTATCTCATCGTCTTCTCCAACATGGCCTTCCACATGACGGCGGCGTGGGACTTCAGGAGCCACGACGTGATGGTTATTTCCTGCTCGGAGCCGAAGGACTTCTGA
- the LOC127608568 gene encoding post-GPI attachment to proteins factor 2-like isoform X1, whose product MVFPRMMNPPGNSDISIGNSQTLNSSVNILVSYATSPKKTWLAPRANQVTFHFQFVGFDMTSLQPFRGTAADVQEGSRKWLLRHFTALSKGQQAGAAMISGTYGNEKPLVIRVPFMTCALGIVSLPLMALVTCVLISSIFHFEDSTRTHCHVPNYLPSISAAISLSPECHIWRLCVGLHSAPRLLVAFAYFKFYKVRFAARLPESALAYLSLAFSVSENLGLLLLTYVSSSETYLVHKEGFVLFLLSSFAYMLITCRLWKAIKRFSLNPEDAKSHHWKVRLLILNLSFCAFATFFYIKHNLYCESGSYTLFALFEYLIVFSNMAFHMTAAWDFRSHDVMVISCSEPKDF is encoded by the exons ATGGTTTTCCCCCGTATGATGAATCCGCCCGGCAACAGCGATATTTCAATAGGAAACTCTCAAACGCTGAACTCCAGCGTGAACATTTTGGTAAGCTACGCTACGTCGCCGAAAAAAACGTGGCTCGCCCCGCGTGCGAACCAAGTGACGTTCCATTTTCAGTTCGTAGGCTTTGACATGACGTCACTGCAGCCCTTCCGGGGAACGGCCGCCGATGTCCAGGAAGGCTCACGAAAGTGGTTATTGCGGCATTTCACCGCCTTGTCGAAG GGGCAGCAAGCGGGAGCCGCCATGATTTCGGGCACGTACGGCAACGAGAAGCCCCTGGTGATCCGCGTGCCCTTCATGACGTGCGCCCTGGGCATCGTCTCCCTGCCGCTGATGGCCCTGGTCACCTGCGTCCTCATCTCGTCCATCTTTCACTTTGAGGACTCCACGAGGACGCACTGCCAC GTTCCCAACTACCTGCCGTCCATCAGCGCCGCCATCAGCCTGAGCCCCGAGTGCCACATCTGGCGCTTGTGCGTGGGCCTGCACTCGGCGCCCCGCTTGCTGGTGGCCTTCGCCTACTTCAAGTTCTACAAGGTGCGCTTCGCCGCCCGCCTGCCCGAGAGCGCGCTGGCCTACCTCAGCCTGGCCTTCTCCGTCTCCGAGAACCTCggcctgctgctgctcacctacGTGTCGTCCAGCGAGACTTACC TTGTCCACAAGGAGGGcttcgtcctcttcctcctcagctCCTTCGCCTACATGCTCATCACGTGCCGTCTGTGGAAGGCCATCAAGAGGTTTTCCTTGAACCCCGAG GATGCCAAATCCCATCACTGGAAAGTGCGTTTACTCATCCTCAACTTGAGCTTCTGCGCTTTTGCCACATTCTTTTACATCAAACACAACTTGTACTGTGAGTCGGGGA GTTACACATTGTTTGCCCTGTTTGAGTATCTCATCGTCTTCTCCAACATGGCCTTCCACATGACGGCGGCGTGGGACTTCAGGAGCCACGACGTGATGGTTATTTCCTGCTCGGAGCCGAAGGACTTCTGA
- the LOC127608578 gene encoding olfactory receptor 146-like, whose protein sequence is MSNGSAGATAYVSLATFAVPPGGKYPIFLAGIFVYLFCVLCNVTLLAAIALRRHLHKPVYFILLSLPLNDLMGVTAMLPKVLAGVVAESNRTPYPLCVLQAFLLHLYGGGILFILAAMAFDRYVAICMPLRYNTVMTPGVVVGVVTAVWTLDLVLITALFSLQSGLRRCRSDVANVFCDNPSLLKLMCGDTSVNNVVGLVSTAVVQALSLSVQVFSYVKILMACDATGRTEPRKKAVNTCVAQLLILIIFEIAGTFTILSHRFQNVSGDLQKAMGVLIFLISPLLNPLVYGLYTSEIRNALLVVLKKRVFV, encoded by the coding sequence ATGTCAAACGGGTCTGCGGGCGCCACGGCCTACGTGAGCCTGGCCACGTTTGCGGTCCCGCCGGGTGGCAAGTACCCCATCTTCTTGGCGGGCATCTTCGTCTACTTGTTCTGCGTCTTGTGCAACGTGACGCTGCTGGCGGCCATCGCGCTGCGCCGCCACCTGCACAAGCCCGTCTACTTCATCCTGCTCAGCCTGCCGCTCAACGACCTGATGGGCGTCACGGCCATGCTGCCCAAAGTCCTGGCGGGCGTGGTGGCCGAGAGCAACCGCACGCCGTACCCGCTGTGCGTCCTCCAGGCCTTCCTGCTGCACCTGTACGGCGGCGGCATCCTCTTCATCCTGGCCGCCATGGCCTTCGACCGCTACGTGGCCATCTGCATGCCGCTGCGTTACAACACCGTCATGACCCCCGGGGTAGTGGTCGGCGTCGTCACCGCGGTGTGGACTCTGGACTTGGTCCTGATCACGGCGCTCTTCTCCTTGCAGTCCGGGCTGCGGCGCTGCCGCTCGGACGTCGCCAACGTGTTCTGCGACAACCCCTCGCTGCTCAAGCTCATGTGCGGCGACACGTCCGTCAACAACGTCGTCGGGCTGGTCAGCACGGCCGTCGTGCAGGCGCTCAGCCTGTCCGTCCAGGTCTTTTCCTACGTCAAGATCTTGATGGCGTGCGACGCCACCGGGCGCACCGAGCCCAGGAAGAAGGCGGTCAACACCTGCGTGGCTCAGCTGCTCATCCTGATCATCTTCGAGATCGCCGGCACCTTCACCATCCTGTCGCACAGGTTCCAAAATGTGTCGGGCGACTTGCAGAAGGCGATGGGCGTGTTGATATTTCTCATCTCGCCTCTCCTGAACCCCCTGGTCTACGGGCTGTACACCAGTGAAATACGAAACGctctgctcgtggttttgaaaaaACGAGTCTTTGTCTAA
- the LOC127608543 gene encoding olfactory receptor 52B2-like — protein METPYNASSMLVWQHFRIPPEGAVPAFLFASLSYTVILFCNLLLILTIVLSKNLRQPMHLFLLNMPVNDLLGSSAFFLQLLKELRSGSGRLWHPACVTQAFFIHVYAAGTVLILTAMAYDRYVAICLPLKYNAVMTYGHVARIVAAIWLACLLMIAVLFYLFLRLPRCRSTISNIYCDQPTLLALVCANTAANHAYGLFIVAVTQLLANGVIAYTYARILLVCFQGRQSDTKAKALQTCATHLFVFLLLECLGLFTIISYRVKNLPPSFRGFMGSSTLIFPPSLNPIVYGMKTKEIRDNIVHFFRSRILKSCVRDRHSSSS, from the coding sequence ATGGAGACCCCGTACAACGCGTCTTCCATGTTGGTGTGGCAGCACTTCCGCATCCCCCCTGAAGGCGCGGTGCCCGCCTTCCTCTTTGCCAGCCTCAGCTACACCGTGATCCTCTTCTGCAACCTGCTCCTCATCCTCACCATCGTGCTGAGCAAGAACCTGCGGCAGCCCATGCACCTGTTCCTGCTCAACATGCCCGTCAACGACCTGCTGGGCTCGTCGGCCTTCTTCCTGCAGCTCCTCAAGGAGTTGCGAAGCGGCTCGGGGCGCTTGTGGCACCCGGCGTGCGTGACGCAGGCCTTCTTCATCCACGTCTACGCGGCGGGCACCGTGCTCATCCTCACCGCCATGGCGTACGACCGCTACGTGGCCATCTGCCTGCCGCTCAAGTACAACGCGGTGATGACGTACGGCCACGTCGCGAGGATCGTCGCCGCCATCTGGCTGGCCTGCCTGCTGATGATCGCCGTGCTCTTCTATCTGTTCCTGCGCCTGCCCCGCTGCCGTTCCACCATCAGCAACATCTACTGCGACCAGCCCACCCTGCTGGCTCTGGTGTGCGCCAACACGGCCGCCAACCACGCGTACGGCCTGTTTATCGTGGCCGTCACCCAGCTGCTGGCCAACGGCGTCATCGCGTACACGTACGCGCGCATCCTGTTGGTGTGCTTCCAGGGCAGGCAATCCGACACCAAGGCCAAGGCCCTGCAGACGTGTGCCACCCACCTCTTTGTCTTCCTGCTGCTGGAGTGTCTGGGGCTGTTCACCATCATCTCCTACAGGGTCAAGAACCTACCGCCCAGTTTCAGGGGCTTCATGGGCTCCTCCACTCTCATCTTCCCGCCGTCGCTCAACCCCATCGTCTACGGGATGAAGACCAAAGAGATCCGGGACAATATAGTGCACTTTTTTAGGAGTAGAATCCTCAAATCCTGTGTCAGGGATCGCCATTCCTCAAGCTCGTAG
- the LOC127608577 gene encoding high mobility group protein B1-like yields MGKDPKKPRGKMSSYAYFVQTCREEHKKKHPEASVNFAEFSKKCSERWKTMSPKEKGKFEDMAKQDKVRYEAEMKNYIPPKGQKMKRFKDPNAPKRPPSAFFLFCADFRPKVKGEHPGLSIGDTAKKLGEMWNGSSMEDKQPYEKKAAKLKEKYDKDIVAYRTKGKVDSSSAAAAAAAVADDDEEEDEEEEGDDDEDEEDDDE; encoded by the exons ATGGGGAAGGATCCAAAGAAGCCGCGGGGCAAAATGTCCTCTTATGCCTACTTTGTGCAAACGTGCCGAGAGGAGCACAAGAAGAAGCATCCTGAAGCCAGTGTCAACTTTGCAGAGTTCTCCAAGAAATGCTCAGAGCGATGGAAG ACAATGTCCCCGAAGGAGAAAGGCAAATTTGAAGACATGGCCAAGCAGGACAAGGTGCGCTATGAGGCCGAGATGAAGAACTACATCCCCCCCAAGGGACAAAAGATGAAGCGCTTCAAGGACCCAAATGCTCCCAAGAGACCCCC GTCGGCCTTCTTCCTATTCTGCGCCGACTTCCGCCCGAAGGTGAAAGGCGAGCACCCGGGGCTGTCCATCGGCGACACGGCCAAGAAGCTGGGGGAGATGTGGAACGGCTCGTCCATGGAGGACAAGCAGCCCTACGAGAAGAAGGCGGCCAAGCTGAAGGAGAAGTACGACAAG GATATCGTGGCCTATCGCACCAAGGGCAAAGTGGATTCCAGCTCAGCGgctgcagcggcggcggcggtggcggacgatgacgaggaggaggatgaggaagaggagggagacgacgatgaagacgaggaggatgatgatgagtaG